In Paenibacillus sonchi, a single genomic region encodes these proteins:
- a CDS encoding EAL domain-containing protein — protein sequence MKLRKKMIIFTCVVALVTLGINYLLLHLIMLNRFEKLDEAALKHSLDDALTSYQEELLDMRTGMLNYSLRDETYRFVEASRSADRPPAADDGFIRSTFNRATFEVNHLDMMALLDKSGQPLYGGTYDTARRSMSPLTPELYTLFKLMNSRLPAFSSANDSQTGIVLLDRGPMLITLTPIAGSSTDKPVIGTAVAGRMLQQEEVTHVREDGPASIQITRATSEMLAQSGGKDRWMSPVSGSMMSVHTVVNDLFGNPGVVFTVKQPRQIYESGQESVYSFRLVFFTVTILSCIGSMLFVNRSILGRMSSLIKNIRAIGSSKDLSIRIISTGRDEFSDVEHEFNRMINSLEQAQEELQQQSMLDPLTQLPNRSLFFAKLNAAIGAAKGSNRQIALVFIDLDHFKTVNDTLGHDFGDAMLQEIAFRLTQAVGTHDVVSRLGGDEFTILLSDIPDSAAISARLSSIQDALSMPHQIQGHLFYCTASIGISIYPQNGDDADYLVKQADLAMLHVKGTGRNNIFQYSEDLEESIRRKKVLSQQLLSAAANAEFEVHYQPILNAERLQVHKVEALLRWTSPIYGPVSPAEFIPLAETSGSIVSIGGWVLRQVCADMRRFRESGLFLTAAVNISALQLMQPGLLELLLKLLHEYELPPSSLELEITESVLVNGDSILESLQQLRAHGFRISLDDFGTGFSSLSYLRRFPVDVIKIDRSFVSEMTPHPQGDMLVKAIIELSHNLGLSVVSEGIELQEQFDMLRSLGSDELQGFYISKPVRAGEIRSFLSRKKSFLGEK from the coding sequence ATGAAGCTGCGCAAAAAAATGATCATCTTCACCTGTGTTGTTGCCCTGGTTACCTTGGGGATCAACTACCTGCTTCTGCATCTCATCATGCTGAACCGTTTTGAGAAGCTGGATGAAGCCGCGCTGAAACACAGTCTGGACGATGCGCTCACTTCCTATCAGGAGGAACTGCTGGATATGAGGACCGGAATGCTGAACTACTCGCTCCGGGACGAAACCTACCGGTTCGTAGAGGCAAGCCGCTCAGCAGATCGTCCCCCTGCTGCAGATGACGGGTTTATCCGCAGCACCTTTAATAGAGCAACCTTTGAAGTCAATCATCTGGATATGATGGCTCTGCTGGACAAATCGGGGCAGCCTCTATATGGCGGGACATATGATACTGCCCGCAGGAGCATGTCCCCGCTGACACCGGAGCTGTATACACTGTTCAAGCTGATGAACAGCAGGCTGCCTGCCTTTTCAAGTGCAAATGACAGCCAAACCGGGATTGTGCTTCTCGATCGGGGTCCGATGCTGATTACGCTCACGCCTATTGCCGGCAGCAGCACAGACAAGCCGGTGATCGGCACCGCCGTTGCCGGAAGAATGCTTCAGCAGGAGGAAGTCACCCATGTCCGGGAGGACGGCCCCGCCAGTATCCAAATCACCAGAGCCACCTCAGAAATGCTGGCACAGAGCGGCGGGAAGGATCGCTGGATGAGTCCAGTCTCCGGCAGCATGATGTCGGTTCACACCGTTGTGAACGATCTGTTCGGCAACCCCGGCGTCGTTTTCACCGTGAAGCAGCCCCGGCAGATCTATGAGAGCGGGCAGGAATCGGTCTACAGCTTCCGGTTAGTCTTCTTTACTGTCACCATATTGAGCTGCATAGGAAGCATGCTCTTTGTGAACCGCTCCATCCTGGGAAGAATGTCTTCCTTAATCAAAAATATCCGGGCTATCGGCAGCAGCAAGGATTTATCCATTCGCATCATCAGTACCGGAAGGGATGAGTTCAGTGATGTGGAGCATGAATTCAACCGGATGATCAATTCCCTGGAGCAGGCCCAGGAGGAGCTTCAGCAGCAATCCATGCTTGATCCGCTGACTCAGCTGCCTAACCGCTCGCTCTTTTTCGCAAAGCTCAATGCAGCGATTGGCGCAGCCAAGGGCAGCAACCGGCAGATTGCCCTTGTCTTCATCGATCTGGATCACTTCAAGACTGTCAATGATACGCTGGGCCATGATTTCGGCGATGCCATGCTCCAAGAAATTGCCTTCCGGCTCACACAGGCCGTCGGGACACATGATGTAGTGTCACGCCTTGGCGGCGATGAATTCACCATTCTGCTCTCCGACATCCCCGATTCCGCCGCGATTTCGGCCCGGCTGTCAAGCATTCAGGACGCTCTCTCCATGCCGCATCAAATCCAGGGGCATCTCTTCTATTGCACGGCCAGCATAGGCATCAGCATTTATCCCCAGAACGGGGATGACGCCGACTATCTGGTCAAACAAGCCGATCTGGCGATGCTCCATGTCAAAGGGACGGGACGAAACAATATCTTTCAATATTCCGAGGACCTGGAAGAGAGCATCCGGCGCAAAAAGGTGTTGTCACAGCAGCTGCTCTCTGCGGCAGCCAATGCTGAGTTTGAAGTGCATTACCAGCCAATTCTCAATGCTGAGCGGCTGCAGGTGCATAAGGTGGAAGCGCTTTTGCGCTGGACCAGCCCTATCTACGGGCCTGTATCTCCGGCAGAGTTCATTCCGCTCGCGGAGACCAGCGGCTCCATTGTAAGTATCGGGGGCTGGGTGCTGCGGCAAGTCTGCGCGGATATGCGGAGGTTTCGGGAGAGCGGATTATTTCTTACCGCTGCGGTCAATATTTCAGCGCTGCAGCTGATGCAGCCTGGCCTGCTGGAGCTGTTGCTCAAGCTGCTGCATGAATATGAACTGCCGCCCTCCAGCCTGGAACTTGAGATTACGGAGAGCGTGCTGGTCAACGGAGACAGCATATTGGAGTCGCTGCAGCAGCTTAGAGCACACGGATTCCGCATTTCACTGGACGACTTCGGCACCGGCTTTTCTTCTTTGAGCTATCTGCGGCGGTTCCCTGTCGATGTAATCAAAATTGACCGCTCCTTCGTCTCTGAAATGACCCCTCACCCGCAGGGTGATATGCTGGTCAAAGCCATTATCGAGCTCAGCCACAATCTCGGGCTGAGTGTAGTGTCCGAGGGTATCGAGCTGCAGGAGCAGTTCGATATGCTCCGCAGCCTGGGCAGCGACGAGTTGCAGGGATTCTACATCAGCAAACCGGTTAGAGCCGGCGAAATCCGCTCCTTTTTATCCCGGAAAAAATCGTTTTTGGGCGAAAAATGA
- a CDS encoding acetate uptake transporter — protein MSAQSPNTQSVKIVTADPSAIGLFGLAIVTLVASSQKLEITTGLSYCIPWAIFLGAFAQLFASIQDAKHNNTFGMTAFGAYAFFWFGMAASWLIKLGVFGTALAEGVDPKQLGFVFLGYLVFTLFMTLGAVEANRVLLVIFVLIDFLFLGLTMDSFGVAAEFFHKLAACSELAIGIVSLYGCGASVLNAHFGRQFLPVGAPLGIFKK, from the coding sequence ATGTCAGCGCAATCGCCAAACACCCAATCCGTCAAAATCGTCACCGCCGACCCTAGCGCCATCGGCCTGTTCGGATTGGCTATCGTCACCCTGGTCGCTTCTTCACAAAAGCTTGAAATTACAACAGGTCTCAGCTACTGCATACCTTGGGCTATTTTCCTCGGAGCCTTTGCCCAGCTGTTCGCATCCATTCAGGATGCCAAACACAACAATACCTTCGGAATGACCGCCTTCGGCGCTTATGCGTTCTTCTGGTTCGGCATGGCGGCAAGCTGGCTGATCAAGCTCGGGGTATTCGGAACAGCTTTGGCGGAAGGCGTAGACCCCAAACAGCTGGGATTTGTTTTTCTGGGATATCTGGTCTTCACCCTCTTCATGACCCTCGGCGCTGTAGAAGCAAACCGGGTGCTGCTAGTCATCTTTGTATTAATTGATTTCCTGTTCCTCGGGCTTACGATGGATTCCTTTGGAGTCGCCGCTGAGTTTTTCCATAAGCTGGCTGCCTGCTCAGAACTGGCCATTGGCATCGTTTCTCTTTACGGCTGTGGCGCGTCAGTGCTCAACGCTCATTTTGGACGCCAGTTCCTTCCGGTCGGGGCTCCGCTCGGGATCTTCAAAAAATAG